One genomic window of Halobellus limi includes the following:
- a CDS encoding rubrerythrin family protein yields MDSDDATAAEDERTPGGLRTRLESDYAGELALLGSDRFRTAAADGTPSPETLLAAAAESEHAARVTFAEWAADESDDGARDAFESVVEQETEHRERVAAELDGWAPEDGGPGPMHAYLRGREATVERIAGGMVGRPLVSLRTHAQLIDFFEREREEGDGSARRASLFRDLRAETAGTLEEGLALLGERCGDGEWETAELVAGYTIRLAHDDTADALRSLGIDPGVGDEP; encoded by the coding sequence ATGGACAGCGACGACGCGACCGCCGCGGAGGACGAACGGACGCCGGGCGGGCTCCGAACGCGCCTCGAATCCGACTACGCCGGAGAGCTCGCGTTGCTGGGATCGGATCGGTTCCGAACCGCCGCGGCGGACGGCACGCCGAGCCCGGAGACGCTGCTCGCGGCCGCGGCCGAGAGCGAACACGCCGCTCGTGTGACGTTCGCCGAGTGGGCGGCCGACGAGAGCGACGACGGCGCCCGCGACGCCTTCGAGTCGGTGGTCGAGCAGGAGACGGAACACCGCGAGCGGGTCGCCGCCGAACTCGACGGGTGGGCCCCGGAGGACGGCGGGCCGGGACCGATGCACGCGTACCTCCGGGGGCGCGAGGCGACGGTCGAACGGATCGCCGGCGGGATGGTCGGCCGCCCGCTCGTCTCGCTCCGAACGCACGCGCAGTTGATCGATTTCTTCGAGCGCGAGCGGGAGGAGGGCGATGGGTCCGCGCGGCGCGCGTCGCTGTTTCGCGACCTCAGGGCGGAGACCGCGGGGACGCTCGAGGAGGGGCTGGCTCTGCTCGGAGAGCGGTGCGGAGACGGAGAGTGGGAGACGGCGGAACTGGTCGCCGGCTACACGATCCGGCTCGCCCACGACGACACCGCCGACGCGCTTCGCTCGCTCGGGATCGACCCCGGCGTCGGCGACGAGCCGTGA
- a CDS encoding universal stress protein encodes MYDNILVPTDGSAASEGAVDHAIELAKQYDATLHALYVVDTGAYSAMEVGSDIVIEALQEEGNQAVDRVASEADEAGVAVETSVRTGIAHRSIVEYVSEEGIDLVVMGTHGRTGVGRFLLGSVAEKVVRTADAPVMTVRANEEETEE; translated from the coding sequence ATGTACGACAACATCCTCGTTCCGACCGACGGTAGCGCCGCCAGCGAGGGGGCGGTCGATCACGCCATCGAACTCGCGAAACAGTACGACGCGACGCTGCACGCGCTGTACGTGGTCGACACCGGCGCGTACTCGGCGATGGAAGTCGGCTCCGACATCGTCATCGAGGCGCTCCAGGAGGAGGGCAACCAGGCGGTCGACCGCGTCGCGAGCGAGGCCGACGAGGCCGGAGTCGCGGTCGAGACGTCCGTCCGAACCGGGATCGCCCATCGCTCGATCGTCGAATACGTCTCCGAGGAGGGGATCGACCTGGTGGTGATGGGAACGCACGGTCGGACCGGCGTCGGTCGGTTCCTCCTCGGCAGCGTCGCAGAGAAGGTCGTCAGAACGGCCGACGCGCCGGTGATGACGGTTCGAGCGAACGAGGAGGAGACAGAAGAGTGA
- a CDS encoding globin-coupled sensor protein codes for MNNQGVVVGERERGDVDGEELIDALDIDDAEIEWRKSFVRLEDADRERMRELESAFDDVADEVVDEFYEHLTSDADATDVLGRSSKGLERLKTDQQSYLRSLTDGDYGRDYFARRARVGKVHEMLNMGPKFYMGAYSVYYEGLIDAIGEEVKAEFGSESGSGDGPRDAADPSDGGTPAADAERTAAGHSERRGLLAGLLGGSASESVDDEATGGADEQTEVGQTRDADVEAAVDAVVARTTSLMKVLALDQQIAMDTYIHAYSEEARRAAEHRERLARDVERDLREPIDDVSSSSSVVAERSAAIRDIANEQAGDMEDVAAEISQMSATVEEIAATADEVEGTSDEAASRARSGEEAADEAIDVMEEVADAATEASADLERLQSQIDEIDAVIEAIDDIAEQTNLLALNASIEAARAGEAGDGFAVVADEVKQLAEESRERASDVEETVDRVKADAADTIESLSETTDKLHEGIDRGEDAMDSLDEIVDAVERTTEGITEVAVATDEQAVSAEEVTAMVEKTRDRADEVAERVDDVAEASREQTQQMERIRRAADRLADLDSDGSPSDGDGTGSARPAAAESAPEATPSVDADDSRERDAPTVSADASADAAAEDGFAFVGTDGGVVEDGTDSPDDASR; via the coding sequence ATGAACAATCAGGGAGTCGTCGTCGGCGAGCGGGAGCGGGGGGACGTCGACGGCGAGGAGCTGATCGACGCGCTGGACATCGACGACGCGGAGATCGAGTGGCGGAAGTCGTTCGTTCGTCTCGAAGACGCCGACAGAGAACGGATGCGGGAACTGGAGTCCGCCTTCGACGACGTCGCCGACGAGGTCGTCGACGAGTTCTACGAGCACCTGACGAGCGACGCCGACGCGACGGACGTCCTCGGCCGGTCGAGCAAGGGCCTCGAACGGCTAAAGACCGACCAACAGTCGTACCTGCGGTCGCTGACCGACGGGGACTACGGCCGAGACTACTTCGCCCGTCGGGCGCGCGTGGGCAAGGTCCACGAGATGCTGAACATGGGGCCGAAGTTCTATATGGGGGCCTACAGCGTCTACTACGAGGGTCTGATCGACGCGATCGGTGAAGAAGTGAAAGCGGAGTTCGGGAGCGAGAGCGGTTCGGGCGACGGGCCGCGGGACGCGGCCGACCCCTCCGACGGCGGAACCCCCGCCGCCGACGCCGAGCGCACCGCCGCCGGCCACTCGGAACGACGTGGTCTCCTCGCCGGTCTCCTCGGCGGATCGGCGTCCGAGAGCGTTGACGACGAAGCGACGGGCGGGGCCGACGAGCAGACGGAAGTGGGGCAGACGAGAGACGCGGACGTCGAGGCGGCGGTCGACGCCGTCGTCGCGCGGACGACCTCGCTGATGAAAGTGCTCGCGCTCGATCAGCAGATCGCGATGGACACGTACATCCACGCCTACAGCGAGGAGGCGCGCCGCGCGGCGGAGCACCGTGAGCGGTTGGCCCGAGACGTCGAACGGGACCTCCGGGAGCCGATCGACGACGTCTCTTCGTCCTCGTCGGTCGTCGCGGAACGCTCGGCGGCGATTCGCGACATCGCGAACGAACAGGCCGGCGACATGGAAGACGTCGCGGCTGAGATCTCACAGATGAGCGCGACGGTCGAGGAGATCGCCGCGACCGCCGACGAGGTGGAGGGGACGAGCGACGAGGCGGCCTCCCGGGCACGCTCGGGCGAGGAGGCGGCCGACGAGGCCATCGACGTGATGGAGGAGGTCGCCGACGCTGCGACGGAGGCGTCGGCCGATCTCGAACGCCTGCAGTCGCAGATCGACGAGATCGACGCGGTTATCGAGGCGATCGACGACATCGCCGAGCAGACGAACCTGCTGGCGCTGAACGCGTCGATCGAGGCGGCCCGGGCGGGCGAGGCGGGTGACGGGTTCGCCGTCGTCGCCGACGAGGTGAAGCAGCTGGCCGAGGAGTCCCGCGAGCGCGCGAGCGACGTCGAAGAGACGGTCGACCGCGTGAAGGCCGACGCCGCCGACACGATCGAGAGCCTCTCGGAGACGACCGACAAACTCCACGAGGGAATCGACCGCGGCGAGGACGCGATGGACAGCCTCGACGAGATCGTCGACGCGGTCGAGCGGACGACGGAGGGGATCACCGAGGTGGCGGTCGCGACCGACGAGCAGGCCGTCAGCGCAGAGGAGGTGACCGCGATGGTCGAGAAGACGCGCGATCGGGCCGACGAGGTCGCAGAGCGCGTCGATGACGTCGCCGAAGCGAGCAGGGAACAGACCCAACAGATGGAGCGGATTCGACGCGCGGCGGATCGACTAGCCGACCTGGACTCGGACGGATCCCCGTCCGACGGCGACGGGACCGGGTCGGCTCGGCCGGCGGCCGCGGAGTCGGCTCCCGAGGCGACGCCGTCGGTCGACGCCGACGATTCACGCGAACGGGACGCCCCCACGGTCTCGGCGGATGCATCGGCGGACGCGGCGGCCGAGGACGGGTTCGCGTTCGTCGGAACCGACGGCGGTGTCGTCGAAGACGGGACCGACAGCCCCGACGACGCGAGTCGATAG
- a CDS encoding 2Fe-2S iron-sulfur cluster-binding protein — protein sequence MTDYTVEFVGTGETIEISDKQTILKACIEAGIAQEYSCRVGMCLACSAEIVEGEVAQPAARGLTDEERENYALTCMARPQSDLKLDRGVYPPSIEDDAASAAAAADDD from the coding sequence ATGACTGACTACACCGTCGAGTTCGTCGGCACGGGCGAGACGATCGAGATCTCGGACAAGCAGACGATCCTGAAGGCCTGCATCGAGGCGGGAATCGCCCAGGAGTACTCCTGCCGCGTCGGGATGTGTCTGGCCTGTTCCGCCGAGATCGTCGAGGGCGAGGTCGCCCAGCCCGCGGCGAGAGGGCTCACCGACGAGGAGCGCGAGAACTACGCGCTCACCTGTATGGCTCGGCCGCAGAGCGACCTGAAACTCGACCGGGGCGTGTATCCGCCGAGCATCGAAGACGACGCCGCGAGCGCGGCCGCCGCGGCCGACGACGACTGA